In one window of Agromyces badenianii DNA:
- a CDS encoding DUF4082 domain-containing protein translates to MTVARPPAPDMQSALRRRLRRLAATIALTTLLASAGLVAATGASAETCANPVSCENLVPGAEPEEWDLESGAGDPSIQGFATDISVDVGNRIDFKIDTDAAAYTIDVYRTGWYQGLGARKWDAVEPSAALPQHQPECIPEGATELYDCGSWAVSASWDVPSNAVSGVYIALLTRGDTGGRSHITFVVRDSASTSDILFQTSDTTWHAYNTYGGASFYQGGANGRAYKLSYNRPFSTREGTTARDFYFASEYPMVRFLERNGYDVSYASGVDTARFGQNLLQHEVFLSVGHDEYWSGEQRSNIEAARDAGVNIQFLGGNVAYWRTRHEPSIDGSSTPYRTLVSYKETWSNAKIDPSAEWTGTWRDPRFASQASGAGRPENALLGTMYMSNYSDLPVTVSDSEGKTRLWRNTGLESQQAGTSTALAPHTVGYESDEDVDNGHRPPGLIRLSTTVGSVPEYLQDFGNVVAPGETEHHVTLYRAPSGALVFSSGSVQWSWGLDETHDGDGAPADLRMQQAEVNLLADMGAQAATLQSDLEPAVKSTDTTPPTVEISAPASGANVANGSSIEISGTASDVGGVVAGVEVSTDGGGTWHPAVGASTWSYEFIVHRMGDVAVQVRAIDDSANYPATGASVVVHATGPYSAFGSEAPKRVDAGDPSPVELGLRFVPTTDGFVQGVRFFKSEANTGTHTGSLWGPDGAQLATGTFANETSSGWQTLTFDTPVPLDAGQTYTASYWAPNGHYAADDHAFSAGPLDRDPLFLPGGFGNPVAGVYGVQGTRPISTWGDTNYFVDVVFETGETSPLSATSRWPLPGSTSVAAGATVSATFTKAVTEYSVAVRNELGESVAGATAYDGATRTVTFTPAAALDGFVTYTVELSARTASGVPLTSGATWSFRTAKPDAAPGQCPCGIFPESTLPGILEDPETVPVVLGTAFTPTIDGVVTGVSFYKSIGNAGPHTGSLWTAAGEQLASGAFTSQVTSGWHTLTFDEPVPVTAGTEYVAAYRAPAGRYSATIGAFAAPKTVGPLTTAAGAGAYSYSGDFPASRSTTSYLVDVVFDAAPPSIAVTSVTPAANAVGVDPNADVSVTFSAPIAAGAALTATAGGQSIAGSLALSADGTSLTFDAAAALPSGATVTASFSGATAQSGGGTVPARTWAFTVAEATPDGTVSLLTGATPDVAAAGDDPASVELGMAFTTAVRGEVLGVRFHKGAGNVGTHTGSLWDATTGAELASVTFADESSTGWQQALFDEPVEILPGREYVVSYLAPNGHYSYTPGFFATSATSGPLVAPADVNGRYRYGDGTAIPAFSWNRTNYFVDVVFDPADTVVPPAVTSSSPIGGATLIATSTAVSAVLTGDIASPPQLALTGPNGAVAGSSTWNAASSTLTFTPAAALAGGTGHTATVTIGGQPVADGEWTFTTVDAAPIGAIFDDATPTNTSWNDATAVQLGVRFSVTEPVSVAGIRFFKVQGDSATSHQVLLWGTDTGNPITTAVSSDETASGWHTVRFDSAVELTPGVEYRATYLTTTGRYAADVNALIGSMQSGPFVTVPGGGVYVYSSGASYPWSTAGHNYWADVVLVG, encoded by the coding sequence ATGACCGTTGCCCGACCGCCCGCACCCGACATGCAGTCCGCCCTGCGGCGACGTCTTCGTCGCCTCGCGGCCACCATCGCCCTCACCACGCTGCTCGCCTCCGCCGGCCTCGTCGCCGCCACCGGGGCATCGGCCGAGACCTGCGCCAACCCCGTCTCCTGCGAGAACCTCGTCCCAGGGGCCGAGCCCGAGGAATGGGACCTCGAGTCCGGCGCCGGCGATCCGTCGATCCAGGGCTTCGCGACCGACATCAGCGTCGACGTCGGCAATCGCATCGACTTCAAGATCGACACCGACGCCGCCGCGTACACGATCGACGTCTACCGCACCGGTTGGTATCAGGGCCTCGGGGCGCGCAAGTGGGACGCCGTCGAACCGAGCGCCGCCCTGCCGCAGCACCAGCCCGAGTGCATCCCCGAGGGGGCCACCGAGCTCTACGATTGCGGCAGCTGGGCGGTGTCGGCGAGCTGGGACGTGCCGTCGAACGCCGTCTCGGGCGTCTACATCGCACTGCTCACGCGAGGCGACACCGGCGGCCGCAGCCACATCACCTTCGTGGTGCGCGATTCGGCGAGCACGAGCGACATCCTGTTCCAGACCTCGGACACGACGTGGCACGCGTACAACACCTACGGCGGCGCGAGCTTCTACCAGGGCGGTGCCAACGGGCGCGCCTACAAGCTGAGCTACAACCGCCCGTTCTCGACCCGCGAAGGCACCACCGCGCGCGACTTCTACTTCGCGTCCGAGTACCCGATGGTGCGATTCCTCGAGCGAAACGGCTACGACGTCTCGTATGCGAGCGGCGTGGACACCGCCCGCTTCGGCCAGAACCTGCTCCAGCACGAGGTGTTCCTCTCAGTCGGGCACGACGAGTACTGGTCGGGCGAGCAGCGCAGCAACATCGAGGCGGCACGCGACGCCGGCGTGAACATCCAGTTCCTCGGCGGCAACGTCGCCTACTGGCGCACGAGGCACGAGCCCTCGATCGACGGCTCCTCGACGCCGTACCGAACGCTCGTCAGCTACAAGGAGACCTGGTCGAACGCCAAGATCGACCCCTCGGCCGAGTGGACCGGCACCTGGCGAGATCCGCGATTCGCCTCGCAGGCGAGCGGTGCCGGCAGGCCCGAGAACGCCCTCCTCGGCACCATGTACATGTCGAACTACTCCGACCTGCCCGTCACGGTTTCCGATTCCGAGGGCAAGACCCGGCTCTGGCGCAACACCGGACTGGAGTCGCAGCAGGCCGGCACTTCCACGGCGCTCGCCCCGCACACGGTGGGATACGAATCCGACGAGGACGTCGACAACGGTCACCGCCCGCCGGGTCTCATCCGGCTCTCGACGACCGTCGGATCGGTCCCCGAGTACCTCCAGGACTTCGGCAACGTCGTCGCGCCCGGCGAGACCGAGCACCACGTCACGCTCTACCGCGCGCCGAGCGGTGCGCTCGTCTTCTCCTCCGGCAGCGTCCAGTGGTCGTGGGGGCTCGACGAGACCCACGACGGCGACGGCGCGCCGGCCGACCTTCGCATGCAACAGGCCGAAGTGAATCTCCTCGCCGACATGGGTGCGCAGGCCGCGACGTTGCAGAGCGACCTGGAGCCGGCGGTGAAGAGCACCGACACCACGCCGCCGACCGTGGAGATCAGCGCTCCGGCATCCGGGGCGAACGTCGCGAACGGGTCGTCGATCGAGATCTCGGGTACGGCGAGCGACGTCGGCGGCGTCGTCGCCGGCGTGGAGGTGTCGACCGACGGCGGCGGCACGTGGCATCCGGCCGTAGGCGCCTCGACGTGGAGCTACGAGTTCATCGTGCACCGCATGGGCGACGTCGCCGTGCAGGTGCGCGCGATCGACGACAGCGCCAACTACCCGGCGACCGGGGCCTCGGTCGTCGTGCACGCGACCGGCCCGTACTCGGCGTTCGGCTCGGAGGCCCCGAAGCGGGTCGACGCGGGCGACCCCTCGCCGGTCGAGCTCGGGCTGCGGTTCGTGCCGACGACCGACGGATTCGTGCAGGGCGTGCGCTTCTTCAAGAGCGAGGCGAACACCGGCACCCACACCGGTTCCCTGTGGGGGCCCGACGGCGCGCAGCTCGCGACCGGCACCTTCGCGAACGAGACGTCGAGCGGATGGCAGACGCTGACGTTCGACACGCCGGTACCGCTCGATGCCGGGCAGACCTACACGGCGTCGTACTGGGCGCCGAACGGCCACTACGCGGCCGACGACCACGCGTTCAGCGCGGGGCCGCTCGACCGCGACCCCCTGTTCCTCCCGGGCGGCTTCGGCAACCCGGTCGCCGGCGTCTACGGCGTGCAGGGAACACGGCCCATCTCGACCTGGGGCGACACCAACTACTTCGTCGACGTGGTCTTCGAGACCGGCGAGACCTCCCCGCTCTCCGCGACGTCGCGTTGGCCGCTGCCCGGCTCGACGAGCGTCGCTGCGGGCGCGACCGTCTCGGCGACCTTCACGAAGGCCGTGACCGAGTACTCGGTGGCCGTGCGCAACGAGCTCGGCGAGTCCGTCGCCGGTGCCACCGCGTACGACGGGGCGACGCGAACGGTCACCTTCACGCCCGCCGCCGCACTCGACGGCTTCGTCACGTACACGGTGGAGCTCTCCGCGCGAACGGCGAGCGGCGTGCCGCTCACGAGCGGTGCCACCTGGAGCTTCCGCACTGCGAAGCCCGATGCCGCGCCGGGCCAGTGCCCGTGCGGGATCTTCCCGGAATCGACGCTGCCCGGCATCCTCGAGGATCCCGAGACGGTGCCGGTCGTGCTCGGCACGGCGTTCACGCCCACCATCGACGGCGTCGTGACGGGCGTGTCGTTCTACAAGTCGATCGGCAACGCGGGTCCGCACACCGGCAGCCTGTGGACGGCCGCCGGCGAGCAGCTCGCGAGCGGCGCCTTCACCTCCCAGGTGACGAGTGGATGGCACACCCTCACGTTCGACGAACCGGTTCCGGTCACCGCCGGGACCGAGTACGTCGCTGCGTACCGAGCGCCCGCCGGGCGGTACTCCGCGACGATCGGCGCCTTCGCCGCGCCGAAGACGGTCGGCCCGCTCACGACGGCCGCCGGCGCCGGCGCCTACAGCTACAGCGGCGACTTCCCGGCCAGCCGGAGCACCACGAGCTATCTCGTCGACGTCGTCTTCGATGCCGCGCCGCCCTCGATCGCGGTCACGTCGGTGACCCCGGCGGCGAACGCGGTGGGCGTCGACCCGAACGCCGACGTCTCGGTGACCTTCAGCGCACCGATCGCCGCCGGCGCCGCGCTCACCGCGACGGCGGGCGGGCAGTCGATCGCGGGCTCGCTCGCGTTGTCTGCCGACGGCACCTCGCTCACGTTCGATGCCGCGGCCGCGCTGCCGTCGGGCGCGACGGTGACGGCGTCGTTCTCGGGGGCGACCGCGCAGAGCGGCGGCGGAACCGTGCCGGCGCGCACGTGGGCCTTCACGGTGGCCGAGGCGACGCCCGACGGCACGGTGAGCCTCCTCACCGGCGCGACGCCCGACGTGGCCGCCGCCGGCGACGATCCCGCCTCGGTCGAACTCGGAATGGCCTTCACCACGGCCGTCCGCGGTGAGGTGCTCGGCGTTCGGTTCCACAAGGGGGCCGGCAACGTCGGCACGCACACGGGTTCGCTGTGGGATGCCACGACCGGCGCCGAGCTCGCCTCGGTGACCTTCGCCGACGAGTCGTCGACGGGCTGGCAGCAGGCGCTCTTCGACGAACCGGTCGAGATCCTGCCGGGCCGCGAGTACGTCGTGTCGTACCTGGCCCCGAACGGCCACTACTCGTACACGCCCGGATTCTTCGCGACCTCCGCGACGAGCGGACCGCTCGTCGCCCCGGCAGACGTCAACGGGCGGTACCGCTACGGCGACGGCACCGCCATCCCGGCCTTCTCGTGGAACCGCACGAACTACTTCGTCGATGTCGTGTTCGATCCGGCCGATACCGTCGTCCCGCCCGCCGTCACCTCGTCGAGCCCCATCGGCGGCGCCACGCTGATCGCGACCTCCACCGCCGTCTCCGCGGTGCTCACCGGCGACATCGCCTCCCCGCCGCAGCTCGCGCTCACGGGGCCGAACGGGGCGGTCGCGGGTTCGTCGACCTGGAACGCCGCGAGTTCGACGCTCACGTTCACTCCGGCCGCCGCGCTCGCCGGCGGCACGGGCCACACCGCGACGGTCACGATCGGCGGGCAGCCGGTCGCCGACGGCGAGTGGACGTTCACGACCGTCGACGCGGCCCCGATCGGCGCGATCTTCGACGACGCCACGCCGACGAACACCAGCTGGAACGACGCGACCGCCGTGCAGCTCGGCGTGCGGTTCAGCGTGACCGAGCCCGTGAGCGTCGCCGGCATCCGCTTCTTCAAAGTCCAGGGCGACTCCGCGACCTCGCACCAGGTGCTGCTCTGGGGCACCGACACGGGCAACCCGATCACGACGGCCGTGTCGAGCGACGAGACCGCGTCGGGCTGGCACACCGTGCGGTTCGACTCGGCGGTCGAGCTGACGCCGGGGGTCGAGTACCGCGCGACGTACCTCACGACGACCGGGCGCTACGCCGCCGACGTCAACGCCCTCATCGGCTCGATGCAGAGCGGTCCGTTCGTCACGGTGCCGGGCGGCGGCGTCTACGTCTACAGCTCGGGTGCGAGCTACCCCTGGTCGACCGCCGGCCACAACTACTGGGCGGACGTCGTGCTGGTCGGCTGA
- a CDS encoding MFS transporter produces the protein MYLSFSDLRGKLKRPDAEIEGEVDGEVGGEVEGGASAPAEGALGETTRSSPAGRTVRTASARVSSVVIALGIVSMFTDISSEATSAILPLYITGVIGLSTVAYGFIDGLYQGVSAVVRIAAGYAADRGDSPKWVAMFGYGISAIARVGLLFASGFAALTTVVVVDRLGKGARTAPRDALISASSEPENLGRSFGVHRMLDTVGAAIGPLLAFIVLLLIPDGYTTVFVISLAFAVLGVIVLGLFVPNRHPRAEGAGRDNAPAPFRWRHLANPQLRRVLVVAGLFGLLTVGDGFIFLVLQSRSAFAAEWFPLLYVGTNVAFLALAVPLGRLSDRVGTARVFVIGHLALLATYILAAIPVAGWGVTIACLGLLGAFYAATDGVLAALASRATPAESRASGIAAAQTVVALTRLVASTGFGLLWFLVGRVEAVVLVAILLAVAIPIAAWVLFGRGAARAGEPTAHADAQTREQTGEQIDDEAPERTL, from the coding sequence GTGTACCTCTCATTCTCGGATCTGCGCGGGAAGCTGAAACGCCCGGATGCCGAGATAGAGGGCGAGGTCGACGGCGAGGTCGGGGGCGAGGTCGAGGGCGGTGCGTCAGCACCCGCCGAGGGCGCCCTCGGCGAGACGACCCGGTCGTCGCCCGCCGGACGGACCGTGCGCACGGCGTCGGCCCGAGTGTCGTCGGTCGTCATCGCCCTCGGCATCGTGAGCATGTTCACCGACATCTCCTCGGAGGCGACGTCGGCGATCCTGCCGCTCTACATCACCGGCGTCATCGGGCTCTCGACCGTCGCATACGGCTTCATCGACGGCCTCTACCAGGGCGTCAGCGCGGTGGTGCGCATCGCGGCCGGATACGCGGCCGACCGCGGCGACAGCCCGAAGTGGGTCGCCATGTTCGGGTACGGGATCTCGGCGATCGCCCGGGTCGGGTTGCTCTTCGCGAGCGGGTTCGCCGCGCTCACGACGGTCGTCGTCGTCGATCGACTCGGCAAGGGCGCCCGCACGGCACCACGCGACGCGCTCATCTCGGCGTCGTCCGAGCCCGAGAATCTCGGACGCTCGTTCGGCGTGCACCGAATGCTCGACACGGTCGGTGCGGCGATCGGCCCGCTGCTCGCGTTCATCGTGCTGCTGCTGATCCCCGACGGCTACACGACGGTCTTCGTGATCTCCCTCGCCTTCGCCGTGCTCGGCGTGATCGTGCTCGGGCTGTTCGTGCCGAACCGGCACCCGCGGGCGGAGGGCGCAGGTCGCGACAACGCGCCGGCGCCGTTCCGCTGGCGTCATCTCGCGAACCCGCAGCTGCGCCGCGTGCTCGTCGTCGCAGGCCTCTTCGGGCTGCTCACGGTCGGCGACGGGTTCATCTTCCTCGTGCTGCAAAGCCGGAGCGCATTCGCCGCCGAGTGGTTCCCGCTGCTGTACGTCGGCACGAACGTGGCCTTCCTCGCCCTCGCCGTGCCGCTCGGGCGGCTGAGCGATCGCGTCGGCACCGCGCGGGTCTTCGTGATCGGACACCTCGCGCTCCTCGCGACGTACATCCTCGCCGCGATCCCGGTCGCGGGCTGGGGCGTGACGATCGCGTGCCTCGGCCTGCTCGGCGCCTTCTATGCGGCGACCGACGGCGTGCTCGCCGCACTCGCGAGCCGGGCGACACCCGCCGAGTCGCGCGCGAGCGGCATCGCCGCGGCGCAGACCGTCGTCGCCCTCACCCGGCTGGTCGCCTCGACGGGCTTCGGGCTGCTCTGGTTCCTGGTCGGCCGGGTCGAGGCGGTCGTGCTCGTCGCGATCCTGCTCGCGGTCGCCATCCCGATCGCCGCGTGGGTGCTGTTCGGCCGCGGGGCGGCGCGCGCAGGTGAACCCACGGCGCACGCCGATGCGCAGACCCGCGAGCAGACGGGCGAGCAGATCGACGACGAGGCCCCGGAGCGCACGCTGTGA
- a CDS encoding neutral zinc metallopeptidase: protein MTFNPDANISGGKASKRGRNTGIAVAGGGVGVIALFLLSQFLGIDLTGLAGGGQPEASDSGLEQCLTGQDANENVECRMKGASASLEAYWQTEAPELGLAYSSPQNLILFDQATTTGCGSASSATGPFYCPPDQTIYLDVSFYDELRNRFGANAGPLAEMYVIAHEWGHHVQNIDGTLERSQDGQTGPTSNAVRVELQADCYAGAWAASASQVPDDSGVPFLQTITRAQYQDALSAASAVGDDRIQQATQGQVTPHTFTHGTSEQRVRWFETGFEQGAGACDTFSVGGAGL from the coding sequence ATGACGTTCAATCCCGACGCGAACATCAGTGGCGGCAAGGCCTCCAAACGCGGACGCAACACCGGCATCGCCGTCGCGGGCGGCGGAGTGGGCGTGATCGCCCTGTTCCTGCTCTCGCAGTTCCTCGGGATCGACCTGACCGGCCTCGCCGGAGGCGGCCAGCCCGAGGCGAGCGACTCGGGGCTCGAGCAGTGCCTCACCGGTCAGGATGCGAACGAGAACGTCGAGTGCCGCATGAAGGGGGCGTCGGCGTCGCTCGAGGCCTATTGGCAGACCGAGGCACCGGAACTCGGACTCGCGTACTCCTCGCCGCAGAACCTCATCCTCTTCGACCAGGCGACCACGACGGGCTGCGGCAGCGCCTCGTCGGCGACCGGGCCGTTCTACTGCCCGCCCGACCAGACCATCTACCTCGACGTGAGCTTCTACGACGAGCTGCGCAACCGGTTCGGGGCGAACGCGGGTCCGCTCGCCGAAATGTACGTCATCGCGCACGAGTGGGGCCATCACGTGCAGAACATCGACGGCACCCTCGAGCGCTCGCAGGACGGCCAGACCGGACCGACGTCGAACGCGGTCCGCGTCGAGCTTCAAGCCGACTGCTACGCCGGTGCATGGGCGGCGAGCGCATCGCAGGTGCCCGACGACAGCGGCGTGCCCTTCCTGCAGACGATCACGAGGGCGCAGTACCAGGACGCGCTCAGTGCGGCGTCGGCCGTCGGCGACGACCGCATCCAGCAGGCGACGCAGGGCCAGGTGACGCCGCACACCTTCACGCACGGCACGAGCGAGCAGCGCGTGCGGTGGTTCGAGACCGGTTTCGAGCAGGGGGCCGGGGCGTGCGACACCTTCTCGGTGGGCGGCGCCGGGCTCTAG
- the pip gene encoding prolyl aminopeptidase, translated as MREMYPEIEPLDTGMLDVGDGQHIYWEVSGNRQGKPVVFLHGGPGAGTTPQHRRLFDPERYRIVLFDQRGCGLSIPHASEPAANLGANTTWHLVADMERLRGHLSIDQWQVFGGSWGSALALAYAQTHPERVTELVLRGIFTLRRQELDWFYEGGASAVFPDLWEEFIAPIPLLERTHLIEAYARLLADPNPEVHEPAAIAWARWESSTITLLPQAANIARFTAPEYATAFARIENHYFRHGGWWEEGQLIRDASRLRGIPAVIIQGRYDMCTPAMTAWDLHRAWPEAELTIVDDAGHAFDEPGILDALITATDRFAGGDGFGGDAVHRDDDDDDDDDDDDDDDDEGKR; from the coding sequence ATGAGAGAGATGTATCCGGAGATCGAGCCGCTGGACACCGGCATGCTCGATGTGGGGGACGGCCAGCACATCTACTGGGAGGTGTCGGGCAACCGGCAGGGGAAGCCCGTGGTGTTCCTGCACGGGGGACCGGGTGCCGGAACGACGCCGCAGCACCGCCGCCTCTTCGACCCCGAGCGGTACCGGATCGTGCTCTTCGACCAGCGCGGATGCGGGCTGTCGATCCCGCACGCGAGCGAACCCGCGGCGAACCTCGGCGCGAACACGACGTGGCACCTGGTCGCCGACATGGAGCGGCTGCGCGGCCATCTCAGCATCGATCAGTGGCAGGTGTTCGGCGGCTCTTGGGGAAGCGCGCTGGCCCTCGCCTACGCGCAGACCCACCCCGAGCGGGTGACCGAACTCGTGCTGCGCGGCATCTTCACGCTGCGGCGGCAGGAGCTCGACTGGTTCTACGAGGGCGGCGCATCCGCGGTCTTCCCCGATCTGTGGGAGGAGTTCATCGCGCCGATCCCGTTGCTCGAGCGCACTCACCTCATCGAGGCGTACGCGCGGCTGCTCGCCGACCCGAACCCCGAGGTGCACGAACCGGCGGCCATCGCGTGGGCACGGTGGGAGTCTTCGACCATCACTCTGTTGCCGCAGGCGGCGAACATCGCCAGGTTCACGGCACCCGAGTACGCGACGGCGTTCGCGCGCATCGAGAACCACTACTTCCGGCACGGCGGGTGGTGGGAGGAGGGTCAGTTGATCCGGGATGCCTCGCGGCTCCGTGGCATCCCCGCCGTCATCATTCAAGGACGCTACGACATGTGCACTCCCGCGATGACCGCGTGGGATCTGCACCGGGCATGGCCCGAGGCGGAGCTCACCATCGTCGACGACGCCGGTCACGCCTTCGACGAGCCGGGGATCCTCGACGCGTTGATCACGGCGACCGATCGCTTCGCCGGGGGCGACGGCTTCGGGGGCGACGCCGTGCATCGCGACGACGATGACGACGATGACGACGATGATGACGATGACGACGATGACGAGGGGAAGCGCTAG
- a CDS encoding malate dehydrogenase — protein MAAKKPITVTLTGAGGQIGYALLFRIASGAMLGPDTPVRLNLLEIPQGVRAAEGAALELQDSAFPLLSHVEVYDDARSAFHGANVALLVGARPRSAGMERGDLLTANGGIFGPQGAAINAAAADDVRVIVVGNPANTNALIAASHAPDVPAERFTALTRLDHNRALGQLAATVDTPVGDIRRVTIWGNHSATQFPDIAHATAAGDSVPALLAARLGGTDSAREWLVDEFIPRVAKRGAEIIEVRGSSSVASAASATIDHMRDWVAGTPNGWTSAAVVSDGSYGVPEGLVSSFPVESVDGTWRIVPDLELDEFARHRIAASVAELVEERDAVRSLGLI, from the coding sequence ATGGCTGCGAAGAAGCCGATCACCGTCACGCTCACGGGCGCCGGCGGCCAGATCGGGTACGCCCTCTTGTTCCGCATCGCCTCGGGCGCCATGCTCGGGCCCGACACACCCGTGCGGCTGAACCTGCTCGAGATCCCGCAGGGCGTTCGCGCCGCCGAGGGCGCGGCCCTCGAACTGCAGGACTCCGCCTTTCCGCTGCTCTCCCACGTCGAGGTCTACGACGACGCACGGTCGGCGTTCCACGGGGCGAACGTCGCGCTGCTCGTCGGCGCGCGACCGCGTTCCGCCGGCATGGAACGAGGCGATCTCCTCACCGCGAACGGCGGCATCTTCGGGCCGCAGGGTGCGGCGATCAATGCGGCCGCGGCCGACGACGTCCGCGTCATCGTGGTCGGCAACCCCGCGAACACCAACGCGCTCATCGCGGCCTCGCATGCGCCGGATGTCCCGGCCGAGCGGTTCACCGCCCTCACCCGACTCGACCACAACCGCGCGCTCGGCCAGCTCGCCGCCACCGTCGACACGCCCGTCGGCGACATCCGCCGCGTCACGATCTGGGGCAATCACTCGGCGACCCAGTTCCCCGACATCGCCCATGCCACGGCCGCGGGTGATTCGGTGCCGGCGCTGCTCGCCGCCCGCCTGGGCGGCACCGATTCGGCCAGGGAATGGCTCGTCGACGAGTTCATCCCGCGGGTGGCCAAGCGCGGCGCCGAGATCATCGAGGTGCGCGGCTCGTCGTCGGTCGCGTCGGCGGCGAGCGCCACGATCGATCACATGCGCGACTGGGTGGCGGGCACGCCGAACGGGTGGACGAGTGCCGCCGTCGTCTCCGACGGCTCCTACGGAGTGCCCGAGGGGCTCGTCTCCTCGTTTCCGGTGGAGTCGGTCGACGGCACCTGGCGCATCGTGCCCGACCTCGAGCTCGACGAGTTCGCCCGGCACCGCATCGCGGCATCCGTCGCCGAACTCGTGGAGGAGCGCGACGCGGTGCGCTCGCTCGGCCTCATCTGA
- a CDS encoding HPP family protein has translation MAQRMTPARRTQLIVGLVVGAIVGVGISLWTGFWLWLAAGLVVGLAAGALMKPPSEQPPAK, from the coding sequence ATGGCCCAACGCATGACTCCCGCACGTCGCACGCAACTCATCGTCGGACTCGTCGTGGGCGCGATCGTCGGGGTCGGCATCAGCCTGTGGACAGGCTTCTGGCTCTGGCTCGCCGCCGGACTCGTGGTCGGCCTCGCCGCCGGGGCGCTGATGAAGCCGCCGTCGGAGCAGCCGCCGGCGAAGTGA
- a CDS encoding TetR/AcrR family transcriptional regulator, whose protein sequence is MSTESAGRGEPDRTLRLLWRGRLGEPLGSRGPKQRSSVDDVVESAIQIADDEGIEALSMRRIADRLGLKPMSVYTYVPGKAELIDLMVDQVAGEVALPVLQGGLRERLTVIARLQWDEYLRHPWLLAIDTSRPPLGPNVSDHWEWCLDAIDGLGLADLDMDRVITLLLGFVSGPARAHLDAQRHRRSSAESDIEWWERNAPLLEQIMDPSRYPISGRVGQAAGEVLADPLEAFTFGLARVIDGIEDYAASASASASRAVIA, encoded by the coding sequence ATGTCGACCGAATCCGCCGGGCGCGGCGAACCCGACCGCACACTCCGGCTCCTGTGGCGCGGGCGGCTCGGCGAGCCGCTCGGCTCCCGCGGCCCGAAGCAGCGTTCGAGCGTCGACGACGTCGTCGAGTCGGCGATCCAGATCGCCGACGACGAGGGGATCGAGGCCCTCTCGATGCGGCGCATCGCCGATCGACTCGGCCTGAAGCCGATGTCGGTCTACACCTACGTGCCGGGCAAGGCCGAGCTCATCGACCTCATGGTCGACCAGGTCGCCGGAGAGGTGGCGCTTCCCGTGCTGCAAGGCGGACTGCGCGAACGCCTCACCGTGATCGCCCGGCTGCAGTGGGACGAATACCTGCGGCATCCCTGGCTGCTCGCGATTGACACGAGCCGGCCGCCGCTCGGCCCCAACGTCTCCGACCACTGGGAGTGGTGCCTCGACGCGATCGACGGACTCGGACTCGCCGACCTCGACATGGACCGGGTCATCACCCTGCTGCTCGGGTTCGTCAGCGGTCCGGCACGCGCGCACCTCGACGCGCAGCGACACCGCCGGTCGAGCGCCGAATCCGACATCGAGTGGTGGGAGCGCAATGCGCCGTTGCTCGAGCAGATCATGGATCCCTCGCGGTACCCGATCTCGGGCCGGGTCGGTCAGGCGGCCGGCGAGGTGCTCGCCGATCCGCTCGAAGCCTTCACCTTCGGGCTCGCCCGCGTGATCGACGGCATCGAGGACTACGCGGCGTCGGCGTCGGCGTCGGCTTCGCGCGCCGTGATCGCCTGA